Proteins encoded within one genomic window of Paenarthrobacter sp. JL.01a:
- a CDS encoding alpha/beta fold hydrolase, translating into MVATSWPGVDPEWSRIVHASSTSAVDAPGTTHRWHSLDNGPQLQRRGLTPAGTLLCVHGNPTWSYLWRTLLAAGSDADHPWRVVAVDQLDMGFSERTGTFRRLQDRVNDLGDLSEALGLDGPVITVGHDWGGVISLGWALAHQDKLAGVVLTNTAVHQPSGSGIPAALQLALHPAVHRWGTITSDAFLRVTHSLAHPPLQPEVRKAYMAPYRGMQRRVGVGNFVADIPVDETHPSFAALQDIAEGLRELKVPALMLWGPKDPVFSDRYLKDLMERLPQADVHRFEGAGHLVAEDRDIATPLFQWLAGRQEPAGVREADTLPPRQTREEPFRPFWDSVEALASGTDNVETAVAEMGSDGKISRSLSWQQLHRSILELQEGLRQAGVGRGTRVSLMVPPGVDLTVTLYACLRLGAVVVVADAGLGAKGLSRAVKGATPDVIIGIEKALAAASLLGWPGRRFSVRDLPAGRRRMLRAETSLDALARQGAASGHQPQPPDPAEPDAPAAVLFTSGSTGPAKGVLYTHRQLTAMRDTVGGTFGIQAGSRLVAGFAPFALLGPALGAVSVTPDMDVTAPGTLTAGALADAVAAIGATVVFAAPAALRNVVATGDALTGPGREALGKVGLLLSAGAPVPEPLLVRVQELLPHASLRTPYGMTEALPVTDISLEQIQAAAADAATGNCPGAGNGVCVGTAVQGASLAVIPLDSDGKASGSSPVTDAAVTGEILVAAPHVKQAYDRLWVTQKDSVDPPGWHRTGDVGHFDAEGRLWVEGRLVHVITAPDAVVTPVGAEQAIEQLESVRLAAVVGVGPGGTQAVAAVVETVPAARKAGPAAPQLAAGIRRAALGAGVQVSAVLEVPAQPTDIRHNAKIDRTRLARWANRVLAGGRPGKP; encoded by the coding sequence TTGGTAGCCACCAGCTGGCCTGGCGTCGACCCGGAATGGTCGCGGATAGTTCACGCCAGTTCGACGTCGGCAGTTGACGCGCCTGGCACAACGCACCGCTGGCACAGCCTGGATAACGGCCCCCAACTCCAACGGCGGGGCCTGACTCCTGCAGGCACGCTGCTTTGTGTCCATGGGAATCCCACCTGGTCCTACCTTTGGCGGACACTGCTGGCCGCGGGCTCCGATGCCGACCATCCATGGCGCGTCGTCGCGGTGGACCAATTGGACATGGGCTTTTCGGAGCGAACCGGCACCTTCCGTCGCCTGCAAGACCGGGTGAACGACCTCGGCGATCTCAGCGAGGCCTTGGGCTTGGACGGTCCAGTCATTACGGTTGGCCATGACTGGGGTGGAGTCATCAGCCTCGGCTGGGCCCTGGCTCATCAGGACAAACTCGCGGGTGTGGTCCTCACCAACACGGCCGTCCACCAGCCTTCGGGTTCGGGCATTCCAGCGGCGTTGCAGCTGGCCTTGCACCCTGCGGTTCACCGCTGGGGTACCATCACCTCTGATGCCTTCCTCAGGGTGACCCATTCCCTGGCCCACCCGCCGTTACAGCCCGAAGTCAGGAAGGCCTATATGGCCCCCTATCGAGGCATGCAGCGCCGCGTGGGCGTGGGAAACTTCGTCGCTGACATTCCGGTGGATGAAACCCACCCCAGCTTCGCGGCATTGCAGGATATCGCAGAGGGTCTGCGCGAGCTCAAGGTGCCGGCCCTGATGCTGTGGGGCCCCAAAGACCCTGTCTTTTCCGACAGGTATCTCAAGGACTTGATGGAACGGCTTCCGCAGGCGGACGTCCATCGCTTCGAAGGCGCCGGTCACTTGGTGGCAGAGGACAGGGACATCGCCACGCCACTCTTCCAGTGGCTCGCTGGCCGCCAAGAACCTGCCGGCGTGCGGGAGGCTGATACTCTCCCGCCCAGGCAAACACGGGAGGAGCCCTTCCGCCCGTTTTGGGATTCCGTGGAGGCCCTGGCCAGCGGAACCGACAACGTCGAAACGGCTGTCGCCGAGATGGGAAGCGACGGCAAGATCAGCCGCTCACTGAGTTGGCAACAGCTGCACCGGAGCATCCTGGAGCTTCAGGAAGGGCTTCGGCAGGCCGGCGTGGGCAGGGGCACCCGGGTGAGCCTGATGGTCCCGCCGGGCGTGGATCTCACCGTGACTCTTTACGCTTGCCTGCGGCTGGGTGCCGTCGTGGTGGTTGCCGACGCCGGGCTGGGAGCCAAGGGGCTGAGCAGGGCGGTAAAGGGCGCAACCCCTGATGTCATCATCGGCATCGAAAAAGCCCTGGCAGCGGCCTCGTTACTTGGCTGGCCGGGGCGTCGGTTCAGCGTTCGCGACCTTCCGGCGGGCCGCCGTCGTATGCTTCGGGCGGAAACCTCGCTGGACGCCCTGGCGAGGCAGGGCGCAGCAAGTGGGCACCAACCACAACCACCGGACCCCGCCGAACCAGACGCGCCGGCTGCGGTCCTGTTCACCTCCGGCTCTACCGGCCCGGCTAAAGGTGTCCTTTATACCCACCGGCAGCTGACGGCGATGCGCGACACAGTCGGCGGAACTTTCGGCATCCAAGCCGGTTCCAGGCTGGTGGCCGGCTTTGCTCCGTTCGCCTTGCTGGGACCGGCACTTGGCGCGGTTTCTGTGACCCCGGATATGGACGTTACAGCCCCAGGAACTTTGACTGCCGGGGCTCTGGCGGACGCCGTCGCGGCCATTGGTGCGACGGTTGTTTTCGCCGCGCCTGCCGCCTTGCGCAATGTGGTGGCTACCGGCGACGCCCTGACTGGGCCCGGTCGCGAGGCCCTGGGCAAAGTTGGACTCCTGTTGTCCGCCGGTGCGCCTGTGCCGGAGCCATTGCTGGTCCGCGTCCAGGAACTGTTGCCGCACGCGTCGTTGAGGACCCCATACGGGATGACCGAAGCACTCCCTGTTACCGACATCAGCCTCGAGCAGATCCAGGCGGCAGCAGCTGACGCGGCGACCGGCAACTGCCCCGGTGCAGGAAATGGCGTTTGCGTGGGGACCGCTGTGCAGGGCGCAAGCCTGGCAGTCATACCCTTGGACTCTGACGGCAAGGCATCCGGTTCGAGCCCTGTCACCGACGCCGCCGTCACCGGCGAAATCCTGGTGGCCGCACCGCACGTCAAGCAGGCCTACGACCGGCTGTGGGTCACCCAGAAGGACAGCGTCGACCCGCCGGGGTGGCACCGGACCGGTGACGTTGGACATTTCGACGCCGAAGGCCGACTGTGGGTGGAAGGCCGCCTTGTCCACGTCATCACCGCGCCGGACGCGGTGGTCACGCCGGTAGGTGCCGAGCAAGCCATTGAGCAACTCGAGAGCGTCCGTCTTGCCGCGGTTGTTGGTGTGGGGCCGGGCGGCACGCAAGCCGTTGCCGCCGTCGTCGAAACCGTTCCGGCGGCCCGCAAAGCGGGTCCGGCCGCGCCGCAGCTTGCTGCCGGCATCCGGCGGGCAGCGTTGGGCGCCGGCGTCCAGGTCTCGGCAGTGCTCGAGGTGCCGGCCCAG
- a CDS encoding hydrolase has translation MLICATCAVERDEPVPASCPICADERQYVPLDGQAWLTLEALEQAGQQAPLRENEPGLLGISTAPKVGIGQTTQLVVTPQGSLLWDPIGYVDDNLVRSVLAHGPVLAIASSHPHMFGVQVEWSRRLGGVPVLVAEADRDWLGREDPMITYWSGGLQLAEGLALHQTGGHFPGSAVAHWAAGAQGRGVLLTGDSVFPNPDRCSIAFMRSYPNHLPLSGDVALRIAAQLGELTFDRIYGNFNNVISTDAREILRLSAARHAAWARGDFDHLT, from the coding sequence ATGCTGATCTGTGCAACCTGCGCCGTCGAACGCGATGAACCCGTGCCCGCTTCCTGTCCCATCTGCGCTGATGAACGACAATATGTTCCCCTGGATGGGCAAGCCTGGCTCACACTGGAGGCGCTGGAGCAGGCAGGCCAACAGGCACCATTGAGGGAGAACGAGCCGGGGCTCCTTGGCATCAGCACCGCACCGAAGGTAGGGATCGGCCAGACCACTCAGCTGGTGGTAACGCCTCAAGGTTCACTGCTTTGGGATCCAATTGGCTATGTCGATGACAACCTCGTGCGCTCCGTGCTCGCGCATGGTCCTGTGCTGGCCATCGCTTCGAGCCATCCACACATGTTCGGAGTCCAAGTGGAGTGGTCGCGCCGGCTTGGGGGCGTCCCAGTGTTGGTTGCCGAAGCCGACCGCGACTGGCTTGGGCGCGAGGATCCGATGATTACCTATTGGTCGGGGGGCTTGCAGCTTGCCGAAGGGTTGGCCCTGCACCAGACCGGGGGCCATTTCCCGGGCAGCGCAGTGGCCCACTGGGCAGCGGGAGCACAGGGGCGAGGTGTCCTGCTCACCGGCGACAGCGTCTTTCCCAATCCGGACCGTTGCTCCATAGCGTTCATGCGCAGCTACCCGAACCATCTTCCGCTCTCCGGTGATGTGGCCTTGCGGATCGCCGCCCAGCTGGGAGAACTCACCTTCGACCGGATCTATGGCAACTTCAATAACGTGATCAGTACTGACGCCCGGGAGATTCTGCGCCTATCGGCTGCACGGCACGCTGCGTGGGCACGTGGCGATTTCGACCATCTGACCTGA
- a CDS encoding LysR family transcriptional regulator, which produces MLNDEAQNLYDIRRLALLVEVVEQGSITAAADTMMYTPSAVSQQLRKLEQEVGQPLLNRRSRGVVPTEAGQVLAGHARKILGQIRAAQSDIDQIAGLRRGSLTIGTFPTLAGSFLPVVIRAFKKRYPAIGLSVRSARFDELVSDLESGVTGLCLLWDYPWNRFEDESIRTTEVFQESTVILVAKGHPLAERDEVSMNELRKESWIVRAEAHPVVEVLQRSAHDAGFEPTIGFLANDYQEAQAMVSVGMGVAMVPKTAVALQHPDVRVLSLGSAAPLRRVLLAQRQDKVYAPAEVAFHTTLLEIARERGADYL; this is translated from the coding sequence TTGCTTAACGATGAAGCCCAAAATTTATACGACATCCGCAGGCTTGCTCTGTTGGTCGAGGTGGTGGAGCAAGGTTCGATCACCGCAGCAGCTGACACCATGATGTACACCCCTTCCGCCGTGTCCCAGCAGTTACGCAAACTCGAGCAGGAGGTAGGCCAGCCGCTCCTGAACAGACGCTCGCGGGGAGTAGTGCCCACGGAGGCGGGCCAGGTACTGGCGGGCCACGCGCGTAAGATCCTGGGACAGATCCGTGCAGCCCAATCCGATATAGACCAAATCGCGGGCCTCCGGCGGGGCTCGCTGACCATCGGCACCTTTCCCACCTTGGCGGGCTCTTTTCTCCCGGTTGTCATCCGGGCCTTCAAAAAGCGCTACCCGGCCATCGGCCTATCTGTTAGAAGTGCCCGGTTCGATGAGTTGGTGTCGGACCTGGAGTCGGGAGTTACTGGTCTGTGCCTCCTGTGGGACTACCCGTGGAATCGCTTCGAAGACGAGTCGATCAGGACCACTGAGGTTTTCCAGGAGAGTACCGTCATCCTGGTGGCGAAGGGACATCCTCTGGCGGAGCGCGACGAAGTGTCCATGAACGAGCTCCGCAAGGAATCGTGGATCGTCCGCGCGGAGGCCCATCCCGTAGTGGAGGTTCTCCAGCGCTCTGCGCACGACGCCGGCTTTGAACCGACCATCGGCTTCCTGGCCAACGACTACCAGGAAGCGCAGGCCATGGTGAGTGTCGGCATGGGGGTCGCAATGGTTCCCAAGACAGCAGTGGCGTTGCAGCACCCCGATGTCAGGGTCCTGAGCCTAGGCTCGGCAGCCCCGCTTCGCCGGGTGCTGCTGGCGCAACGCCAGGACAAGGTTTATGCGCCGGCAGAGGTGGCTTTCCACACCACTCTTTTGGAAATCGCGCGCGAACGCGGCGCCGATTACCTCTGA
- a CDS encoding 3-oxoacyl-ACP synthase III, producing the protein MAGNATFRHSNTALLSVSSVEASRIVSSRDFDHRLASTLKRLKFPPRLLERVAGITHRRWWAAGTSFDDAAVDAGAKAMAEAGVEASEIGLLINTSVTRRNLEPSVAVKIHHELGLPSSALNFDLANACLGFVNGMILAANMIDSGQIKYAVIVNGEDAQSTQEATLERLQRPETTREDFNREFATLTLGSGAAAAVLGPANEHPGGHRLVGGVMRAGTEHHELCVGGIDGMNTDTKGLLDGGLQLVVDAWHEAQREWDWAAMDRYVTHQVSNAYTQAIINAIDLDPDKVPITFPHWGNVGPASLPMTLAAEAQSLTSGDRVLCMGVGSGLNAGMVEIVW; encoded by the coding sequence TTGGCAGGGAATGCAACCTTCCGGCACAGCAACACCGCACTGCTCTCGGTGAGCAGCGTCGAAGCCTCGAGAATTGTAAGTTCGAGGGACTTTGACCACAGGCTCGCATCCACCCTGAAGCGCCTGAAGTTTCCGCCGCGTTTGCTGGAGCGCGTGGCCGGCATCACGCACCGCAGATGGTGGGCGGCAGGGACTTCCTTTGATGACGCCGCTGTAGATGCGGGGGCAAAAGCCATGGCCGAAGCGGGCGTCGAGGCATCCGAAATCGGTTTGCTGATCAATACCTCCGTGACCAGGCGAAACCTGGAACCATCCGTGGCCGTCAAAATCCACCATGAACTCGGCTTGCCTTCGTCGGCGTTGAATTTCGATCTGGCCAACGCCTGCCTGGGATTCGTCAACGGCATGATCCTGGCGGCCAACATGATCGATTCCGGCCAAATCAAATATGCGGTGATTGTGAACGGCGAAGATGCCCAGAGCACCCAGGAAGCCACCTTGGAACGACTGCAGCGGCCCGAAACCACCCGCGAGGATTTCAACCGGGAATTTGCCACGCTCACGCTGGGATCAGGCGCTGCCGCGGCGGTCCTCGGACCCGCGAACGAGCACCCGGGCGGCCATCGGCTCGTCGGCGGTGTGATGAGGGCAGGTACTGAGCACCACGAACTGTGCGTAGGCGGTATCGATGGCATGAACACCGACACCAAAGGCCTGCTCGATGGCGGCCTTCAACTGGTGGTGGACGCCTGGCATGAGGCCCAGCGGGAGTGGGACTGGGCGGCAATGGACCGCTATGTCACCCACCAGGTCAGCAACGCCTACACCCAGGCGATCATTAATGCCATCGACCTGGACCCTGACAAGGTACCCATTACTTTCCCGCACTGGGGCAACGTTGGCCCGGCCTCCTTGCCCATGACCCTCGCTGCCGAGGCCCAATCGTTGACCTCCGGAGACCGTGTCCTGTGCATGGGTGTCGGTTCGGGCTTGAACGCGGGAATGGTGGAGATCGTTTGGTAG